The Mesorhizobium sp. 113-3-3 genome includes the window CAAAACGAGGGCCGACTGGCATCGTTGGAAGTCTTTCCGCCGGCACGATCTTACGTGTATCTCGATGCCGCATCGGTCGGGTTGACGCACAAGACAGCTGCCGAAGCGATCAATCGCTGGCAGACGCAACTCGCCGAAGATGGAACGGTGGCCTTCGATGAGGAGGCCGAGGTCAAATGCTTCGATGACCTGAACGCGGCGGCCGCGGAACTCTTCAACGCGACCCCTGCCGACATTGCGGTTGCCTCCAGCGAGACTGTTTTGATGTCGTCGCTTGCCTGGGCGGCGATGCCGAAAAAAGGATCGACCATTGTTGCCACGTGCATAACGCATCCGAGTACAGTCTATCCCTGGATGCGGGTCGCTCAGCACACGGGTGCGGAGATGCGCTGGGTCAAGCCGCGCGATAGTATGGCCATCGATATGGATGAACTCCTTGGCGCGATCGATGCCAACACCTCCGTCGTTTGCATTTCGCATGTGGAATACGGAACGGGTCAAATCTACGACCTCAAGGCCATTGCGGACAAAGCACACCGCTATGGTGCCTTGTGCGTGGTCGATGGAACGCAGTCGGCCGGACAGGTCGTGGTCGATGCCGCCGGCAGTGGCATCGACGCCGTGGCAACCTCCACATACAAATGGCTGTGTGGTCCGTTCGGAACAGGCCTGACGTATATCTCGCCTCGCATGCAGGAGATGAGCCCCGGCCTGCTGGGTTGGCGATCGCATAAGGACATGTGGGATTTTCAGGCCGACAGGATTGAGCTGCCAAAGGGTGCGAAGCGCTATGAATTCGGGACCATGGCCTATGGCACCGCGATTGGCGCGACAGTGAGCCTGCGCTATCTGCTGGACACGGGCATCCCTGCGATCCAGGCGCACAATGCGAAAATCTCAAGGCAATTGATCGACGGGCTGCTCGAACTCGGTGCCGAAGTACTCGGTCCCAAGGACCC containing:
- a CDS encoding aminotransferase class V-fold PLP-dependent enzyme, with protein sequence MDNHQNEGRLASLEVFPPARSYVYLDAASVGLTHKTAAEAINRWQTQLAEDGTVAFDEEAEVKCFDDLNAAAAELFNATPADIAVASSETVLMSSLAWAAMPKKGSTIVATCITHPSTVYPWMRVAQHTGAEMRWVKPRDSMAIDMDELLGAIDANTSVVCISHVEYGTGQIYDLKAIADKAHRYGALCVVDGTQSAGQVVVDAAGSGIDAVATSTYKWLCGPFGTGLTYISPRMQEMSPGLLGWRSHKDMWDFQADRIELPKGAKRYEFGTMAYGTAIGATVSLRYLLDTGIPAIQAHNAKISRQLIDGLLELGAEVLGPKDPNQRSATVAARFAGKNSAEFARTLKQNNVIASLRKDFIRFSPHFYNSADDIRRGLAAIRAAL